A region from the Paraurantiacibacter namhicola genome encodes:
- a CDS encoding glycosyltransferase family 87 protein, translating into MSDNSAPLRDARWLDSGRVRGYALLLGLASLALMVNSYLKAMGADGTDFLAFWGAGHVTAAGDPAAAYNLAMQERVQTGTGSEGWFAFVNPPPFLFATAPFGLLPFPLAWIAWVAATYALFAWAGMRAFPKLWPIVLVFPGALIAAGHAQNGLLTGALLVAGVAFVDRRPLLAGAAIGALVIKPHLALLLPFWLAAGGRSRAFIAAGVTAISLVLASWLAFGTDTLRAYTESWAASAAIMQGTDPDFWLRMATLYGQLRLFVTAELAMAIQALVTVGLLVLTVLSWKRFGGDAAASGAFALAATALASPYLFNYDLPFLLLPVLWLVRQGLDHGFRPYEKLALVVLWLAPYATRAAALPLEINLMPLAAAALCIMVWTRGVAARTQP; encoded by the coding sequence ATGAGCGACAATTCCGCCCCCCTGCGCGACGCGCGCTGGCTCGATAGCGGCCGTGTGCGCGGCTATGCGTTGCTGCTGGGCCTCGCGAGCCTGGCGCTGATGGTGAACTCCTATCTCAAGGCCATGGGCGCAGACGGCACGGACTTCCTCGCCTTCTGGGGTGCGGGCCATGTCACCGCCGCAGGCGATCCGGCGGCGGCATATAATCTGGCGATGCAGGAACGGGTGCAGACCGGTACGGGGAGCGAGGGCTGGTTCGCCTTCGTCAACCCGCCGCCATTCCTGTTTGCCACCGCGCCCTTCGGCCTGCTGCCCTTCCCGTTGGCATGGATCGCCTGGGTCGCTGCCACCTATGCCCTCTTCGCATGGGCCGGCATGCGCGCTTTCCCGAAGCTCTGGCCAATCGTACTGGTGTTTCCTGGCGCGCTGATTGCCGCGGGCCACGCCCAGAACGGCCTGCTGACCGGCGCATTGCTGGTGGCAGGTGTCGCCTTCGTAGACCGCAGGCCCCTGCTGGCCGGGGCCGCCATCGGCGCGCTGGTGATCAAGCCGCATCTTGCCTTGCTGCTGCCGTTCTGGCTGGCGGCGGGCGGGCGCTCGAGGGCCTTTATCGCGGCAGGCGTCACGGCAATATCCCTGGTGCTGGCAAGCTGGCTGGCCTTCGGCACCGACACGCTGCGCGCCTACACCGAAAGCTGGGCGGCCAGCGCTGCCATCATGCAGGGAACCGACCCGGATTTCTGGCTGCGCATGGCCACGCTTTATGGCCAGCTGCGCCTATTCGTCACTGCGGAGCTGGCCATGGCGATCCAGGCGCTGGTGACAGTCGGGCTGCTGGTGCTGACCGTGCTCTCGTGGAAGCGCTTCGGCGGCGATGCGGCGGCGAGCGGGGCCTTTGCGCTGGCGGCCACGGCGTTGGCGAGCCCGTATCTGTTCAATTACGACCTGCCCTTCCTGCTGCTGCCGGTGTTGTGGCTTGTGCGGCAGGGCCTGGACCATGGCTTCCGCCCTTACGAGAAGCTGGCCCTCGTCGTCCTGTGGCTGGCGCCTTACGCCACGCGCGCGGCTGCCCTGCCGCTGGAGATCAATTTGATGCCGCTGGCCGCTGCGGCACTTTGCATCATGGTCTGGACCCGGGGCGTGGCAGCAAGAACACAGCCTTAG
- a CDS encoding SOS response-associated peptidase, with amino-acid sequence MCNLYRMANSAAEVANFFELVAATGSNVPGHVYPGTPGLVIVDGTVTSMTWGFPFAQVSKKTGKPLKPKPVNNARTDKLKSFFWRQSFEQRRCLIPLEAFAEAEGQRGAMTRTWMSMPGANMFTVAGIHRETDEWGAAYSMVMTDANAQMSAIHNRMPVILATAEARKIWQEGSPADAFDLCRPFEGELHIDRTDQRWAG; translated from the coding sequence ATGTGCAACCTCTATCGCATGGCCAACAGCGCCGCCGAAGTCGCGAACTTCTTCGAGCTGGTTGCGGCCACCGGCAGCAATGTGCCCGGCCACGTCTATCCCGGCACGCCGGGGCTGGTGATCGTGGATGGCACAGTCACCTCCATGACCTGGGGCTTCCCATTTGCGCAGGTGAGCAAGAAGACCGGCAAGCCGCTGAAGCCCAAGCCGGTGAACAATGCGCGCACGGACAAGCTGAAGTCCTTCTTCTGGCGCCAGAGCTTCGAGCAGCGCCGCTGCCTGATCCCGCTTGAGGCTTTCGCCGAGGCCGAGGGGCAGCGCGGGGCGATGACACGGACTTGGATGAGCATGCCGGGCGCCAACATGTTCACCGTGGCGGGCATCCACCGCGAGACGGACGAGTGGGGCGCGGCCTATTCCATGGTGATGACCGATGCGAACGCGCAGATGTCCGCCATCCATAACCGCATGCCGGTAATCCTTGCAACCGCAGAGGCGCGAAAAATCTGGCAGGAGGGATCGCCCGCAGACGCCTTCGACCTGTGCCGCCCCTTCGAAGGCGAACTCCACATCGACCGCACCGATCAGCGCTGGGCCGGCTAA
- the aat gene encoding leucyl/phenylalanyl-tRNA--protein transferase: protein MHGKPANTIPPEILLLAYRSGIFPMADSREDDEVFWVEPRERATIPLDGLHVSRSLLRTLKRGTYRVTIDRAFRDVMLACAAPRADHPESWISERIVESYCALHLAGHAHSIECWLDGEDGSEELVGGLYGVAFDRVFCGESMFARATDASKVALAWLVVLMRRAGAELLDCQFMTDHLASLGAVAMPQSEYLALLGDAMRDAGPGEGPVDLPAAYASVLSDAAVSDGSGADGGGAASPSKVIAQDLTQTS from the coding sequence ATGCACGGCAAGCCCGCCAACACGATCCCGCCTGAAATCCTGCTGCTCGCGTATCGCAGCGGCATCTTTCCCATGGCCGACAGCCGGGAGGACGATGAGGTGTTCTGGGTGGAGCCGCGCGAGCGGGCGACAATCCCGCTTGACGGGCTGCATGTCTCGCGCAGCCTGTTGCGGACGCTGAAGCGCGGGACGTACCGCGTCACAATCGACCGTGCCTTTCGCGATGTCATGCTGGCCTGCGCGGCGCCGCGCGCCGACCATCCCGAAAGCTGGATCAGCGAGCGGATCGTGGAGAGCTATTGCGCGCTGCACCTGGCGGGGCATGCTCATTCCATCGAATGCTGGCTGGACGGCGAGGACGGGAGCGAAGAGCTGGTCGGCGGCCTTTATGGCGTTGCCTTCGACCGGGTGTTTTGCGGCGAGAGCATGTTCGCGCGCGCCACCGATGCCTCCAAGGTCGCGCTGGCATGGCTGGTGGTGCTGATGCGCCGCGCGGGGGCGGAGCTGCTGGACTGCCAGTTCATGACCGATCACCTCGCCTCGCTGGGCGCGGTGGCCATGCCGCAGTCGGAATACCTTGCCCTGCTGGGCGATGCGATGCGGGATGCCGGCCCGGGCGAGGGGCCGGTGGACCTGCCGGCGGCTTACGCTTCCGTACTATCCGATGCGGCTGTTTCCGACGGCTCGGGCGCTGATGGCGGCGGCGCGGCCTCCCCGTCGAAGGTCATTGCGCAGGATTTGACCCAAACGTCGTAG
- a CDS encoding DUF2155 domain-containing protein, with the protein MRFTAALAASAALLLGACKDEAPAPRVQETEVPEDLATMTAPAEMAEQDGTPMEERVATLGLLNKRNNISQDIELKPGESRRVGDVIVRLSACERTAPYETAPDEGAFVQVLVNQRPPDGGDAGWQRVFSGWLFKNKPSINVVEHPVYDVWVKSCAMTFDGEAAPPPSAPEPSETAASDSTEA; encoded by the coding sequence ATGCGGTTTACAGCCGCCCTTGCCGCGTCTGCGGCGCTGCTGCTGGGCGCTTGCAAGGATGAAGCGCCTGCCCCCCGCGTGCAGGAGACCGAAGTCCCCGAGGACCTCGCCACCATGACCGCGCCCGCCGAAATGGCGGAGCAGGACGGCACGCCCATGGAAGAGCGCGTCGCCACGCTGGGCCTGCTGAACAAGCGCAACAATATCAGCCAGGATATCGAGCTGAAGCCGGGCGAATCGCGCCGCGTGGGCGATGTGATCGTGCGCCTGTCCGCTTGCGAACGCACCGCGCCTTACGAGACCGCGCCGGACGAGGGTGCCTTCGTGCAGGTGCTGGTCAATCAGCGTCCGCCCGATGGCGGTGATGCCGGATGGCAGCGCGTCTTTTCCGGCTGGCTGTTCAAGAACAAGCCCAGCATCAATGTGGTCGAGCATCCGGTCTACGACGTTTGGGTCAAATCCTGCGCAATGACCTTCGACGGGGAGGCCGCGCCGCCGCCATCAGCGCCCGAGCCGTCGGAAACAGCCGCATCGGATAGTACGGAAGCGTAA
- a CDS encoding NADH:ubiquinone oxidoreductase subunit NDUFA12 — translation MGILGKIFTWWDGATIGTSLWSSRNGEHVGTDAQGNRYFRSKNVKDGQRERRWVIYDGANDASRVPAEWHGWLHGAGEDVPESFLPPPKIWEVDYTPNATGTQDAYRPAGALERGGKRARAGGDYEAWSPDA, via the coding sequence ATGGGAATTCTCGGTAAGATCTTCACCTGGTGGGATGGCGCCACGATCGGCACCAGCCTGTGGTCCTCGCGCAATGGCGAGCATGTCGGCACGGATGCGCAGGGCAACCGCTATTTCCGCAGCAAGAATGTGAAGGATGGCCAGCGCGAGCGGCGCTGGGTCATCTATGACGGCGCCAACGATGCCAGCCGCGTGCCGGCCGAATGGCATGGCTGGCTGCACGGCGCAGGCGAGGACGTGCCCGAAAGCTTCCTGCCCCCGCCAAAGATCTGGGAAGTGGACTACACCCCCAACGCCACCGGCACGCAGGATGCCTATCGTCCGGCCGGCGCGCTGGAGCGTGGCGGCAAGCGTGCCCGCGCGGGCGGCGATTACGAAGCCTGGTCGCCGGACGCCTGA
- a CDS encoding DUF192 domain-containing protein, which translates to MLSFITRRFLAAPLAAMALLAMPACNAQGSSNAAPAETPSAPQRHPVSGLEVIPVTVTADGQEHVFMAEVARTPEQQAQGMMYREEMGPMEAMIFPRPQPRIASFWMKNTPLPLDLIFIGADGKVINVGYGEPYSEGRILSDAPAAAVLEVNAGVAEQLGIGPGASVRW; encoded by the coding sequence ATGCTGAGCTTCATCACACGGCGCTTCCTTGCCGCTCCGCTGGCCGCGATGGCCCTGCTGGCCATGCCCGCCTGCAATGCCCAGGGCAGCAGCAACGCCGCGCCCGCCGAAACGCCCAGCGCGCCGCAGCGCCATCCGGTCAGCGGGCTGGAAGTGATTCCGGTGACCGTGACGGCGGACGGGCAGGAGCATGTCTTCATGGCCGAAGTCGCCCGCACGCCCGAACAGCAGGCCCAGGGCATGATGTACCGCGAGGAAATGGGGCCGATGGAAGCGATGATCTTCCCCCGCCCGCAGCCGCGCATCGCCAGCTTCTGGATGAAAAACACGCCGCTGCCGCTGGACCTGATCTTCATCGGGGCGGACGGCAAGGTCATCAATGTCGGATACGGCGAGCCCTATAGCGAGGGCCGCATCCTGTCGGACGCGCCCGCCGCCGCCGTACTGGAAGTGAATGCTGGCGTGGCGGAGCAGCTTGGCATCGGCCCGGGCGCTTCGGTCCGCTGGTAA
- a CDS encoding regulatory protein RecX: MVSEKTGPGRRKRPPKPLDEAKLRDLALHYVARFATSSAKLERYLTRKLRERGWGGERDPDVPALVASHVEAGYIDDDAYARMRAGSLTSRGYGARRVAQVLHADGLAEDVRAAHAPDERAQREAILRYAKRRRFGPFAADPAAAASDRALREKQLAAMVRAGHSFDHARAALDARSETALEEWVGEYEC; encoded by the coding sequence ATGGTTTCAGAAAAAACCGGCCCGGGGCGTCGCAAACGCCCGCCCAAACCGCTCGATGAAGCGAAGCTGCGCGACCTTGCGCTGCATTACGTGGCGCGCTTCGCCACCTCCTCGGCCAAGCTGGAACGCTACCTGACCCGCAAGCTGCGCGAGCGTGGTTGGGGCGGTGAGCGGGACCCGGATGTGCCCGCCTTGGTCGCCAGCCATGTGGAGGCGGGTTATATCGACGACGATGCCTATGCCCGGATGCGCGCAGGCAGCCTCACCTCTCGCGGGTACGGCGCGCGCCGCGTGGCGCAGGTGCTGCATGCGGACGGACTGGCGGAAGATGTGCGCGCCGCCCATGCGCCGGACGAACGCGCCCAGCGAGAGGCCATCCTGCGTTATGCGAAGCGCCGACGCTTCGGGCCGTTTGCAGCCGATCCCGCGGCAGCCGCCAGTGATCGCGCCTTGCGGGAAAAGCAGCTTGCGGCAATGGTCCGCGCAGGCCATTCCTTCGACCACGCGCGCGCCGCGTTGGACGCCAGGAGCGAAACCGCGCTGGAAGAATGGGTCGGAGAATACGAATGCTGA
- a CDS encoding fatty acyl-AMP ligase, producing the protein MTEPTPTPNDCPLPRRRSDFATFAEAIDYAAKSEKGMNFHDMRGNLEHVLTYAQLREDALQTARRMVASGIGKGTRVALIAETGPEFAALFCGCVYAGAWPVPLPLPTTFGGKDSYVDQLSVQLQSCDPQVLIYPPEIAEMAGAAAERQGCEGVDWDSFAQREAPETELAAPSPDDICYLQYSSGSTRFPTGVAVTHEALLHNLFGHAASMEVGDGDRVVSWLPWYHDMGLVGCFLSLISNQMSVDYLKTEHFARRPLAWLSLISQNRGTTLSYSPTFGYDICARRISSQSHVGDRFDLSRWRVAGNGADMIRPDVMQNFVNAFADAGFKASAFTPSYGLAEATLAVTVMPPGEGIKVELVEEERLSGTRRDLSRPARYRAIVNCGKPLPDMDVEVRAENGEVKGHHQIGKVWCRGPSVMHSYFRNPEATEECLVDEWLDTGDMGYVNEGGYLFIVGRAKDMIIINGKNHWPQDIEWAVEQLPGFNHGDIAAFAVETENGEEAPAVLVHCRVSDPEDRVRLRDEIRDKVRSITGMNCVVELVPPRTLPRTSSGKLSRAKAKKLYLSGEIEPFSVAA; encoded by the coding sequence ATGACAGAACCCACGCCAACCCCGAACGACTGCCCCTTGCCGCGTCGCCGGTCGGACTTCGCCACCTTTGCCGAGGCGATCGACTATGCCGCGAAGAGCGAAAAGGGCATGAATTTCCACGATATGCGCGGAAACCTGGAGCATGTGCTGACATATGCCCAGCTGCGCGAAGATGCGCTGCAGACCGCGCGGCGTATGGTGGCAAGCGGTATCGGCAAGGGCACGCGCGTGGCGCTGATCGCCGAGACCGGACCGGAGTTCGCCGCATTGTTCTGCGGCTGCGTCTATGCCGGCGCATGGCCCGTGCCGCTGCCGCTTCCGACAACCTTCGGCGGCAAGGACAGCTATGTGGACCAGCTTTCGGTCCAGCTGCAGAGCTGCGACCCGCAGGTGCTGATCTACCCGCCCGAAATCGCCGAGATGGCCGGTGCCGCGGCGGAGCGGCAGGGCTGCGAAGGCGTGGACTGGGACAGCTTCGCCCAGCGCGAAGCGCCGGAGACGGAGCTGGCCGCGCCATCGCCGGACGACATCTGCTACCTGCAATATTCCAGCGGTTCGACCCGCTTCCCCACCGGTGTCGCCGTCACGCACGAGGCGCTGCTGCACAATCTGTTCGGCCATGCCGCCAGCATGGAAGTGGGTGACGGGGACCGCGTGGTCAGCTGGCTGCCGTGGTACCACGACATGGGCCTGGTCGGCTGCTTCCTCTCGCTCATCTCCAACCAGATGAGCGTGGATTACCTGAAGACCGAGCACTTCGCGCGCCGCCCGCTCGCCTGGCTCAGCCTGATCAGCCAGAACAGGGGCACGACGCTCAGCTATTCACCCACCTTCGGCTATGACATCTGCGCGCGCCGCATTTCCAGCCAGAGCCATGTCGGCGACCGGTTCGACCTGTCGCGCTGGCGCGTTGCCGGCAACGGGGCGGACATGATCCGGCCGGACGTGATGCAGAACTTCGTCAACGCCTTTGCCGACGCGGGTTTCAAAGCCAGCGCTTTCACCCCGTCCTATGGCCTCGCCGAAGCGACCCTGGCCGTCACCGTCATGCCGCCGGGCGAAGGCATCAAGGTGGAACTGGTGGAGGAAGAGCGCCTTTCCGGCACGCGCCGTGATCTCAGCCGCCCGGCCCGATACCGCGCCATCGTCAATTGCGGCAAACCGCTGCCCGACATGGACGTGGAAGTGCGCGCCGAAAATGGCGAGGTGAAGGGCCATCACCAGATCGGCAAGGTATGGTGCCGCGGGCCCAGCGTGATGCATTCCTATTTCCGCAATCCCGAAGCGACCGAGGAATGCCTGGTCGATGAATGGCTGGACACTGGCGACATGGGCTATGTGAACGAGGGTGGTTACCTGTTCATCGTGGGCCGCGCCAAGGACATGATCATCATCAACGGCAAGAACCACTGGCCGCAGGATATCGAATGGGCGGTGGAGCAGCTGCCCGGCTTCAACCATGGCGATATCGCTGCCTTCGCCGTGGAGACGGAGAATGGCGAAGAAGCGCCCGCCGTGCTGGTGCATTGCCGCGTATCCGACCCGGAAGACCGCGTGCGCCTGCGTGACGAGATCCGCGACAAGGTCCGCTCCATCACCGGCATGAACTGCGTGGTAGAACTGGTGCCGCCGCGCACACTGCCGCGGACGTCCTCCGGCAAGCTGAGCCGCGCGAAGGCGAAGAAGCTGTATCTGTCCGGAGAGATCGAGCCGTTCAGCGTCGCTGCCTGA
- a CDS encoding MAPEG family protein: MTMPAEILVLALACVLLFVHVQVAIHKKTAQYGVDWNMGPRDEDTPPLNDVAARLERARDNFLETFPVAIVALFGVVLADKSGPVTEAAAWTWLGARAVYLPLYWSGVHKWRTVVFGISAIALLVLLGVLIFG; this comes from the coding sequence ATGACCATGCCTGCCGAAATCCTCGTCCTCGCCCTCGCCTGCGTCCTGCTGTTCGTCCATGTCCAGGTGGCGATCCACAAGAAGACCGCGCAGTACGGGGTCGACTGGAACATGGGCCCGCGTGACGAAGACACGCCGCCGCTGAATGACGTTGCCGCCCGGTTGGAGCGTGCGCGCGACAATTTCCTCGAGACATTCCCCGTCGCAATCGTGGCACTGTTCGGCGTGGTGCTGGCGGACAAGTCCGGCCCGGTTACGGAAGCAGCGGCTTGGACGTGGCTGGGCGCGCGCGCCGTCTACCTGCCGCTCTACTGGTCCGGCGTGCACAAATGGCGTACAGTGGTGTTCGGTATTTCCGCGATCGCCCTGCTCGTTCTGCTGGGCGTGCTGATATTCGGGTGA
- a CDS encoding TIGR00341 family protein translates to MATQQAPAASPESQAGLSATTTSTKRSFSDVVLHFREYWHETVVGTVDQQAVIEKRRAECTLSARYLLMTAMSAGIAILGLLLSSPAVVIGAMLLSPLMDPIMGLGFSFATGDFKWLRQSAKSLAIGTVMAIAFCAFVVWVSPLQTITEEIASRTRPNLFDLAVALFSAIAGAYAMIRGRDGTIVGVAIATALMPPLAVVGFGFATWNATVFWGSLLLFFTNLMTIALTATVMARLYGFRTNLSNKQTLAQTLLIVAAFVSLAIPLGLSLISIAGESAASRQVSNAIAEQFDENTRIQQVDVSFASEPLLVTATVLTPQLQPDAERRAAAIIAKRLARPVDLKLTQVEVGSSASAAEEAQLSAARENEAKALEQETNLSRRLALVAGVSDGEVLVDRGRQRAVVTARPLPGANLATYRELEARAAQDFDGWTIQVRPPAGPLPTIEFQDEVPDAEALGLVRWAGVRVGAPIAISGPADAVAALAETLGGDGIAVIATPRGSGYGPVTMRWAAPDATGDQ, encoded by the coding sequence ATGGCAACCCAGCAGGCACCAGCCGCATCACCGGAATCGCAGGCCGGACTATCAGCAACGACCACCAGCACGAAGCGAAGCTTCAGCGACGTGGTGCTGCATTTCCGCGAATACTGGCACGAAACCGTCGTAGGCACGGTGGACCAGCAGGCCGTGATCGAGAAGCGGCGCGCCGAATGCACGCTATCGGCGCGTTACCTGCTGATGACGGCCATGAGCGCTGGCATCGCTATTCTGGGCCTGCTGCTGTCCAGCCCGGCCGTAGTCATCGGCGCCATGCTGCTTTCGCCACTGATGGATCCGATCATGGGGCTGGGCTTCAGTTTCGCCACGGGCGATTTCAAATGGCTGCGCCAGTCGGCGAAATCGCTCGCCATCGGCACGGTCATGGCCATTGCCTTCTGCGCCTTCGTGGTCTGGGTCAGCCCGCTGCAGACGATCACGGAGGAGATCGCATCGCGCACGAGGCCGAACCTGTTTGACCTGGCTGTGGCACTGTTTTCCGCCATCGCCGGCGCATACGCCATGATCCGCGGGCGGGACGGAACGATCGTGGGCGTGGCCATCGCCACCGCCTTGATGCCGCCGCTGGCCGTGGTCGGCTTCGGCTTTGCGACTTGGAATGCCACCGTGTTCTGGGGATCGCTGCTGCTGTTCTTCACCAACCTCATGACCATCGCTCTGACCGCTACGGTGATGGCGCGGCTGTATGGCTTTCGCACCAACCTTTCGAACAAGCAGACGCTGGCGCAGACCCTGCTGATCGTGGCGGCTTTCGTCAGCCTGGCCATTCCGCTGGGCCTGTCGCTGATCAGCATCGCCGGGGAATCCGCCGCGTCCCGCCAGGTGAGCAATGCGATTGCCGAGCAGTTCGACGAGAATACGCGGATCCAGCAGGTGGACGTCAGCTTCGCGAGCGAGCCCCTGTTGGTGACCGCCACCGTTCTGACCCCGCAATTGCAGCCCGATGCGGAGCGCCGCGCGGCCGCCATCATCGCCAAGCGGCTGGCCCGCCCGGTCGATCTGAAGCTGACGCAGGTGGAGGTCGGCTCCAGCGCCAGTGCCGCCGAGGAAGCCCAGCTTTCCGCCGCGCGCGAGAACGAGGCCAAGGCGCTGGAGCAGGAAACGAACCTGTCGCGCAGGCTGGCGCTGGTCGCCGGTGTCAGCGATGGCGAAGTGCTGGTGGACCGCGGACGGCAGCGCGCCGTCGTCACCGCCCGGCCATTGCCCGGGGCGAACCTCGCCACTTACCGCGAGCTGGAGGCCCGCGCCGCGCAGGACTTTGACGGCTGGACCATCCAGGTCCGCCCGCCCGCCGGACCGCTGCCGACAATAGAGTTCCAGGATGAAGTGCCCGATGCCGAAGCGCTTGGGCTGGTGCGCTGGGCCGGCGTGCGGGTCGGCGCGCCGATTGCGATTTCCGGCCCGGCCGATGCGGTCGCCGCGCTGGCGGAAACGCTGGGCGGTGACGGGATCGCCGTGATCGCCACACCGCGCGGAAGCGGCTATGGCCCTGTCACGATGCGCTGGGCCGCACCCGATGCCACAGGAGACCAATGA
- a CDS encoding toxic anion resistance protein, whose translation MATNTETVTATKNDFDLTPPDPVPAVAPDKAAGLVPVEEEKKSKLDAKVDSFVTELAELDANSPDFGQKVDQITNMGRKEIAAAAQMSNRFLDRPVRAMDQESGVGANLAELRVVVEDLDPGKNGKLSKTRKFLGIIPFGNKITSYFRKYQSAQTHIQSILGHLSSGKDELLMDNAAIDVERQKLWEAMGNLEQMIHIAGTLDDRLEEKAAELDATDPAKAKAIRESALFYVRQRRQDLLTQMAVSVQGYLALDLVKKNNVELVKGVDRASTTTVGALRTAVTVAEAMTNQRLVLQQITQLNDTTAGIIDSTSTMLRDQTGKIHEQAASSTIPLETLQRAFQNIYDTMDEVDDFKVKALANMKQTVETLGAEVERSKGYIARAEGQAQAARQVAASEDSLLSLEG comes from the coding sequence ATGGCTACCAATACAGAAACCGTCACCGCCACGAAAAACGATTTCGACCTGACGCCGCCCGATCCGGTTCCCGCCGTCGCGCCCGATAAGGCCGCAGGGCTCGTCCCGGTGGAAGAGGAAAAGAAGTCCAAGCTGGATGCCAAGGTGGACAGTTTCGTCACCGAACTGGCGGAGCTGGACGCGAATTCCCCGGACTTTGGCCAGAAGGTGGACCAGATCACCAACATGGGGCGTAAGGAAATCGCGGCTGCGGCGCAGATGTCGAACCGATTCCTGGACCGCCCGGTTCGCGCGATGGACCAGGAATCCGGCGTCGGCGCCAATCTGGCCGAATTGCGCGTGGTGGTGGAAGATCTCGATCCCGGCAAGAACGGCAAGCTGTCAAAGACGCGCAAGTTCCTAGGCATCATCCCCTTCGGCAACAAGATCACCAGCTATTTCCGCAAGTACCAGAGCGCGCAGACGCACATCCAGTCCATCCTCGGCCACCTGTCGAGCGGCAAGGACGAGTTATTGATGGACAATGCCGCCATCGATGTGGAGCGCCAGAAGCTGTGGGAAGCGATGGGCAATCTGGAACAGATGATTCACATCGCCGGCACGCTGGATGACAGACTGGAAGAAAAGGCCGCCGAGCTCGATGCGACCGATCCGGCAAAGGCCAAGGCGATCCGCGAGAGCGCGCTGTTCTACGTTCGCCAGCGGCGGCAGGACCTGCTGACGCAGATGGCCGTCAGCGTGCAGGGGTATCTGGCGCTGGACCTAGTGAAGAAGAACAATGTCGAGCTGGTGAAGGGCGTGGACCGCGCCAGCACCACCACCGTCGGTGCACTGCGCACGGCAGTGACCGTGGCGGAAGCCATGACCAACCAGCGGCTGGTGCTGCAGCAGATCACCCAGCTGAACGACACCACCGCCGGCATCATCGATTCCACCAGCACCATGCTGCGCGACCAGACCGGCAAGATCCACGAACAGGCCGCCAGCTCCACCATCCCGCTGGAGACGCTGCAGCGCGCGTTCCAGAACATCTACGACACGATGGACGAGGTGGACGACTTCAAGGTGAAGGCGCTCGCCAACATGAAGCAGACGGTGGAAACGCTGGGTGCCGAGGTCGAGCGGTCCAAGGGCTATATCGCCCGCGCCGAAGGACAGGCCCAGGCGGCCAGGCAGGTCGCTGCCAGCGAAGACTCGCTGCTAAGCCTGGAAGGCTGA
- a CDS encoding polyhydroxyalkanoic acid system family protein, whose protein sequence is MQVAIPHSLDKEIVRQRLRDNSDDIGNAVPGGMADITTSWASEDRMDMAISAMGQTMNGHVQIEDDQILFDIELPLALSFVAPMVEGAIRQQGERLIAPPRDSEKPD, encoded by the coding sequence ATGCAGGTCGCCATTCCCCATTCGCTCGACAAGGAAATCGTCCGCCAGCGGCTGCGCGACAATTCGGACGATATCGGCAATGCCGTGCCCGGCGGCATGGCGGACATCACCACCAGCTGGGCAAGCGAAGACCGGATGGATATGGCCATTTCCGCCATGGGCCAGACGATGAACGGCCACGTCCAGATCGAGGATGACCAGATACTGTTCGATATCGAACTGCCGCTGGCTCTCAGCTTCGTGGCCCCGATGGTCGAAGGCGCTATCCGCCAGCAGGGCGAGCGTCTGATTGCGCCTCCGCGCGACAGCGAAAAGCCTGACTGA
- a CDS encoding DUF2721 domain-containing protein, translated as MIAQTIQLALAPVFVLVAIGNILNLLSGRLGRVVDRSRLLQGRHPETEGMEHDMIVREIRVIAQRIDLIGQAIRLLVSSGLAIGVTVVLLFVEEFAGFDAPFLVAGTFILAIVLLMIALFQVMRETKLASDALRIPDMYLEPEREI; from the coding sequence ATGATCGCGCAGACTATCCAGCTGGCCCTCGCCCCCGTCTTCGTGCTGGTCGCCATCGGGAACATACTGAACCTGCTGTCCGGCCGGCTGGGACGGGTGGTGGATCGCTCGCGCCTGTTGCAGGGCCGTCACCCGGAAACAGAAGGGATGGAGCATGACATGATCGTGCGGGAAATCCGCGTGATCGCCCAACGCATCGACCTGATCGGGCAAGCGATCCGGTTGCTCGTGTCCAGCGGCCTTGCCATCGGGGTGACGGTGGTGCTGCTGTTCGTGGAAGAATTCGCCGGGTTCGACGCACCCTTCCTGGTCGCGGGCACATTCATCCTGGCAATCGTGCTTCTGATGATCGCCCTCTTCCAGGTGATGCGCGAGACGAAACTCGCCTCAGACGCGCTGCGCATCCCGGACATGTACCTGGAGCCGGAGCGAGAAATCTGA